Proteins encoded together in one Candidatus Chlorohelix allophototropha window:
- a CDS encoding DUF4209 domain-containing protein → MTIIDIAITPDEFNQVDIESVISQLSERNCDYYSSPFFAKSEEAKSNGLLIASAVFRLLGALTDFHLMRLDIPEQPYVAKYEGPTGRTAMPEDFTEEELALLAQTAKDIQDADLRARTADVIWLRKKDFRMAGLAVESYLESGTLLEHPEDWSQSADRIERALQLALKINSKPLVDKVISHIENVLAKYDGQDPSFLTIKMFELLTKNNKAAPVKYIPLVERYAKENENQKDWRRARHFWDILEQLYRKEKNSEKAKEASINSAETHFNEGLESLNIVPSEADSSERNYPVAIFHLQQAYEAYTKIPNAKSRQDEIHKKILEYQEKSVEGLPRISTDPIDIIDFVENAQNFVRGKPLFEALLALATASKSESKIALRQQVLDLSEQAPLLHIITTTIINEKGKTVSKAPGILSNDPEEVDAAITANMYRNSIYNRSLKVASTIDPMRYQIDLEHNVRIQDFYPIVFNNPLIPPGREQLYAKGLYEGLIGDFLTAAHILIPQLENSIRYLLYRTGKITSTFENEGIQNEYDINKTLRMSELTEILGEDVVFELRGLLTEHAGSNLRNLFAHGLLDYERFFNTEVEYVWWLTLRLLFIPIIHKLQEVQNATEEQQAE, encoded by the coding sequence ATGACTATCATTGATATAGCAATTACTCCCGATGAATTCAATCAGGTAGATATTGAGTCAGTCATTAGTCAACTCAGTGAGCGAAACTGTGATTACTATTCTTCTCCTTTTTTTGCTAAATCCGAGGAAGCTAAATCAAATGGCTTGCTTATCGCCAGTGCGGTATTTAGGTTACTTGGAGCGCTCACTGATTTTCACCTTATGAGGTTGGATATACCTGAACAACCTTATGTAGCTAAATATGAAGGGCCAACTGGACGAACAGCAATGCCTGAAGATTTCACGGAAGAAGAGTTGGCATTATTAGCTCAAACTGCTAAGGATATTCAAGATGCCGATTTAAGAGCAAGAACCGCTGATGTTATTTGGCTTCGAAAGAAAGATTTTCGAATGGCTGGTTTGGCTGTTGAGTCCTATCTGGAATCGGGTACACTTCTTGAACACCCGGAAGACTGGTCACAAAGTGCTGATAGAATAGAACGAGCACTACAGTTAGCCTTAAAAATTAACTCAAAGCCTTTAGTTGATAAAGTTATTAGCCATATAGAAAATGTACTCGCAAAATATGACGGTCAAGACCCTTCTTTTTTAACCATTAAAATGTTTGAGCTACTAACTAAAAACAATAAAGCTGCTCCAGTTAAATATATCCCCCTTGTTGAGAGGTATGCTAAGGAAAATGAAAATCAAAAAGATTGGAGACGTGCCAGACATTTTTGGGATATTTTAGAACAGCTCTATCGGAAAGAGAAAAATTCTGAAAAAGCAAAAGAGGCATCGATTAATTCTGCCGAAACTCATTTTAATGAGGGCTTGGAATCTTTAAATATTGTCCCTTCTGAGGCTGACTCTTCCGAAAGAAATTATCCCGTTGCTATTTTTCATTTGCAACAAGCTTATGAGGCATATACAAAAATTCCAAATGCCAAATCGCGACAGGATGAAATCCACAAGAAAATCCTTGAATATCAAGAAAAATCAGTTGAAGGGCTACCTCGTATCTCGACAGATCCCATTGATATCATAGATTTCGTTGAAAATGCCCAAAACTTTGTGCGGGGTAAACCTTTATTTGAAGCTTTATTAGCACTCGCAACAGCATCCAAGAGTGAATCAAAAATTGCTTTAAGGCAACAGGTCCTAGATTTATCCGAACAAGCGCCACTGCTTCATATAATTACAACCACAATAATAAACGAAAAAGGTAAAACAGTCTCTAAAGCGCCTGGAATACTATCAAATGACCCCGAAGAGGTTGATGCTGCAATTACAGCAAATATGTATCGAAATTCTATATACAACCGCTCTCTTAAGGTTGCCTCAACAATTGATCCAATGCGTTATCAAATTGATTTAGAGCACAATGTGCGCATACAAGATTTTTATCCGATTGTTTTCAATAATCCCTTGATTCCGCCTGGCAGAGAACAACTATACGCTAAAGGCTTATATGAAGGGCTGATTGGAGACTTCCTCACTGCCGCTCATATATTAATTCCCCAATTGGAAAACTCCATTCGGTATTTGCTATACCGGACTGGAAAAATTACCTCCACCTTTGAAAATGAAGGTATTCAAAATGAATACGACATCAATAAAACCTTGAGGATGTCAGAGCTTACAGAAATACTTGGAGAGGATGTAGTTTTTGAATTAAGGGGTTTATTAACAGAACATGCAGGTTCAAATTTAAGAAATCTATTTGCGCATGGGCTGCTGGACTACGAAAGGTTTTTTAACACAGAAGTAGAATATGTTTGGTGGCTTACGTTACGCTTACTTTTTATTCCCATTATTCACAAATTGCAAGAGGTACAGAATGCCACCGAAGAACAACAAGCAGAATAA
- a CDS encoding site-specific DNA-methyltransferase, which translates to MPPKNNKQNNPTPVDALKHKDTRVNIPTNELQEFVAEEEQKPKTLLYPRDPSLDPQLVWKGKDEQDAAALEVPAVPIYIQEKIHPQAIIEDLRAEARKETPQQLSLFSDFNGIENFEDLVDFYQHEQHWSNRMILGDSLLVMASLAEKEGLKGKVQMIYLDPPYGIKFGSNWQTSTRKRDVKDGKAEDLTRQPEQIKAFRDTWKLGIHSYLAYLRDRLMVAQELLTESGSIFVQIGGENVHLVRNLLDEVFGSENFVSFISFQKTGGVQSNFLPSSVDYLLWYAKEKIQARSKFRQIYQTRNQGETSLERYDQVEEANGLQRNLTVEERKNGLLQQGAKRYQLAPIYSEGESSDTKEFKFHGKGYKLRPGTHWKTTSDGLQKLSFSGRLEEMGSVIRYKRFVDDFPVIPITDHWESMQIGTERVYVVQTSLLVIQRCLLMTTDPGDLIFDPTCGSGTTAYVAEQWGRRWITCDTSRVSLALARTRLMAARFPYFLLSDSPDGVKKEADVTGRIPPDYPTSGDIRKGFVYKRVPHVTLKAIANNQEIDTIHAKYQERLEALRQQLNSLLHHNWEEWQIPREPDKSWNEQALKAHEQWWQLRRQRQQEIDASISRNAEVELLYDQPYEDNKRIRVSGPFTVESLSPHRVISADEERPATEQDGQKQQSGGDFLNMVLDNLKKAGVQNTVKTERLKFDLLEPFAGEWLHLHGEYTEPDGSTHRVAVSIGSQHGTVGSEQIKGAAREALKGAGFDLLLVCGFAFDPYASETVREFSPSPEATGKNFAIAEERKQYGKLPVLLVRMNPDLLIGEDLLKKTGAGNLFMVFGEPDIKIDKDAEGKLVVTLQGLDIYNPTTGEISPYSTDKIACWFIDTAYNEESFFVRHAYFTGADQPYEKLKRALKAEVDEAAWSSLYSTTSRPFERPASGKIAVKVINHYGDEVLKVYRV; encoded by the coding sequence ATGCCACCGAAGAACAACAAGCAGAATAACCCCACCCCCGTTGATGCACTCAAGCACAAGGATACGCGGGTGAATATACCCACTAACGAGTTGCAGGAGTTTGTGGCAGAGGAAGAGCAGAAGCCGAAGACGCTGCTCTACCCTCGCGACCCTTCGCTTGACCCGCAGTTGGTGTGGAAGGGCAAGGATGAGCAGGATGCCGCCGCGCTCGAAGTGCCTGCCGTACCAATCTACATTCAGGAGAAGATTCACCCGCAGGCTATAATCGAGGATTTGAGAGCGGAAGCGCGTAAGGAAACGCCTCAGCAGTTATCGCTATTCTCCGACTTCAACGGGATAGAAAACTTCGAGGATTTGGTGGATTTCTACCAGCATGAGCAGCACTGGTCTAACCGGATGATTTTGGGCGACTCGCTGTTGGTGATGGCTTCGCTGGCGGAGAAAGAGGGACTGAAGGGCAAGGTGCAGATGATTTACCTTGACCCACCCTATGGCATTAAATTTGGTTCAAATTGGCAGACGAGTACCCGCAAGCGTGATGTAAAAGACGGTAAAGCGGAAGATTTAACCCGCCAACCTGAGCAAATTAAAGCCTTCCGCGACACATGGAAGTTGGGTATCCATAGCTACCTTGCCTATCTGCGTGACCGTCTGATGGTAGCACAAGAGTTGCTAACCGAAAGTGGCAGCATCTTTGTACAAATCGGTGGTGAGAATGTACATCTGGTGCGTAATTTATTAGATGAAGTTTTTGGAAGCGAGAATTTTGTTTCCTTCATAAGTTTCCAAAAAACAGGTGGTGTACAAAGTAACTTCTTGCCTTCTTCTGTAGATTATTTGCTTTGGTATGCCAAAGAAAAAATCCAGGCAAGGTCAAAGTTTAGACAAATATATCAGACTAGAAACCAGGGCGAAACATCGCTTGAAAGATATGACCAAGTAGAAGAAGCAAATGGACTACAGCGGAATTTGACAGTTGAAGAAAGAAAAAATGGGCTATTGCAACAAGGCGCAAAAAGATATCAACTAGCTCCAATATATTCCGAAGGTGAATCATCTGATACAAAAGAATTTAAATTCCATGGTAAGGGGTATAAACTTAGACCAGGGACACATTGGAAAACAACAAGTGACGGGTTGCAAAAACTTTCCTTTTCTGGAAGGTTAGAGGAAATGGGGTCAGTCATTCGCTATAAAAGATTTGTAGATGATTTTCCTGTTATTCCAATAACTGACCACTGGGAATCGATGCAAATAGGAACCGAAAGAGTTTACGTTGTTCAAACTTCTTTACTTGTAATCCAACGTTGCCTACTAATGACTACCGACCCCGGCGACCTGATATTTGACCCCACTTGTGGCAGTGGTACAACCGCCTATGTCGCCGAGCAATGGGGGAGGCGTTGGATTACCTGCGATACCAGCCGGGTATCTCTCGCCCTTGCCCGCACCCGCCTCATGGCTGCCCGCTTCCCCTACTTTCTGCTCTCCGACTCTCCTGATGGAGTTAAAAAAGAAGCCGATGTTACCGGGCGTATCCCACCCGACTATCCCACCAGCGGCGACATTAGGAAGGGCTTCGTTTACAAGCGCGTACCTCACGTCACGCTGAAAGCCATTGCCAACAACCAAGAAATTGACACCATCCATGCCAAATATCAGGAAAGGCTTGAAGCGCTGCGCCAGCAACTCAATTCCCTGCTCCACCACAATTGGGAAGAGTGGCAGATACCACGCGAACCGGACAAAAGCTGGAATGAGCAAGCCTTGAAAGCGCACGAACAATGGTGGCAACTCCGCCGCCAGCGTCAGCAAGAGATTGACGCTTCTATTTCCCGCAACGCCGAGGTCGAACTGCTCTACGACCAGCCCTACGAGGATAACAAACGCATCCGAGTCAGCGGTCCCTTCACTGTCGAAAGCCTCTCCCCCCATCGCGTAATCAGCGCAGACGAAGAACGCCCCGCTACCGAGCAGGACGGTCAGAAGCAGCAGAGCGGGGGCGACTTCCTTAACATGGTACTGGACAACCTCAAAAAAGCCGGTGTCCAGAATACCGTCAAAACCGAGCGTCTCAAATTCGACTTACTTGAACCCTTCGCCGGAGAGTGGCTGCACCTCCACGGGGAATACACCGAACCGGATGGCTCTACCCACCGTGTCGCCGTCTCCATCGGCTCTCAACATGGCACAGTCGGGTCGGAGCAAATCAAAGGGGCAGCCCGCGAAGCTCTCAAAGGCGCAGGCTTCGACCTGCTACTGGTATGCGGCTTTGCTTTCGACCCTTACGCCAGCGAAACAGTCCGCGAATTCAGCCCCTCCCCAGAGGCTACGGGTAAAAACTTCGCCATTGCCGAAGAGCGCAAACAATACGGCAAACTCCCGGTGCTGCTGGTGCGAATGAACCCCGACCTGCTGATCGGAGAAGACCTACTCAAGAAAACGGGCGCGGGCAATCTATTTATGGTCTTTGGCGAGCCTGACATCAAAATCGACAAAGATGCTGAAGGGAAACTGGTAGTCACCCTTCAAGGGTTGGACATCTACAACCCCACCACCGGCGAAATAAGCCCCTATTCCACCGACAAAATCGCTTGCTGGTTCATTGATACCGCCTATAACGAAGAAAGCTTCTTTGTGCGCCACGCCTACTTCACCGGAGCCGACCAACCCTACGAAAAGCTGAAACGCGCGCTCAAAGCAGAGGTGGACGAAGCCGCATGGTCATCGCTCTACTCCACCACCAGTCGCCCGTTCGAGCGCCCTGCCAGCGGCAAAATCGCGGTAAAAGTCATCAATCACTACGGGGACGAGGTGCTGAAGGTTTATCGGGTGTAA
- a CDS encoding Eco57I restriction-modification methylase domain-containing protein, translated as MFHCARYPIMQEGGFDVIIGNPPYLEMREIDYQPRNFKSVESGAVHVLCIERGLNLLKATGGLSMIVPLALVSTQRMQTIQNLLENKRTVFYSNYSWRPGKLFDTVNRALTIFIAHFTKESKTFSTKYEKWISETRNGLIERISYVEVPHQRQLFWVPKLGSNIEQSILNKVTKQKSTIAHFNTKSDYKVFYRTTGGLYWKVFTDFPPAFNVEGKSGHSSRETWFSLSKKEMVKPVIAILSSDIFWWWYTITTNLRDLNPSDIQKFPIPEDVLNDTTLARVAETYLKDLQQNSTMLMRIQKQTGLTETQSFKIQKSKPIINEIDRILAQHYGFTAEELDFIINYDIKYRMGKSSEEEGEE; from the coding sequence ATGTTCCACTGTGCCCGCTACCCCATTATGCAAGAGGGTGGCTTCGATGTGATTATTGGCAATCCGCCATACCTTGAAATGAGAGAAATAGATTACCAACCGCGTAACTTTAAAAGTGTCGAAAGTGGTGCAGTACACGTATTATGTATTGAGCGTGGCTTAAACCTTTTAAAAGCTACGGGAGGTTTAAGTATGATTGTTCCACTTGCCTTAGTATCTACTCAAAGAATGCAAACTATACAGAATCTTTTGGAGAACAAACGAACAGTATTTTATTCTAATTATTCTTGGAGACCAGGAAAGTTATTTGATACTGTAAATCGCGCACTTACCATATTTATTGCACACTTCACAAAAGAGTCCAAAACTTTTTCGACTAAATATGAAAAATGGATTTCAGAGACTAGGAACGGTCTTATTGAACGTATTAGTTATGTAGAAGTGCCTCATCAACGACAGTTATTTTGGGTTCCAAAACTAGGGAGCAATATTGAGCAATCAATTTTGAACAAAGTAACTAAGCAAAAATCAACCATTGCTCACTTCAACACTAAAAGTGATTACAAAGTATTTTATAGAACGACTGGTGGTTTATATTGGAAAGTTTTTACTGACTTTCCCCCTGCTTTCAATGTTGAAGGTAAATCTGGGCATTCTTCGCGGGAAACTTGGTTTTCTCTAAGCAAAAAAGAAATGGTTAAACCTGTTATTGCTATTTTAAGTAGTGATATATTCTGGTGGTGGTACACAATTACTACAAACCTACGTGACTTGAACCCATCTGATATCCAAAAATTTCCTATACCAGAAGATGTTTTAAATGATACAACTTTAGCTAGAGTTGCCGAGACATATCTTAAAGATTTACAACAAAACAGTACGATGTTAATGCGTATTCAGAAGCAAACTGGACTTACTGAAACACAATCATTCAAAATACAAAAATCCAAACCCATAATAAACGAAATAGACCGGATTCTGGCGCAGCACTATGGCTTTACAGCCGAAGAACTGGACTTCATCATCAACTACGACATCAAATACCGCATGGGCAAGAGCAGCGAGGAAGAAGGGGAAGAATGA
- a CDS encoding CBS domain-containing protein, whose translation MKAEDQDLIERFEIAYNNIDKQLREKLEDQIDATFSVLVWEYAQKFPFWKYQATLQQYGKLRNSLVHQHYKKHEYLAVPLLETVLNIEFILATLENPPLVYPDYQAEVMRLSINDNLKRIFDLIANLNYSQFPIYDDSDFIGLLTENGLSRGLAQFRQDDTIQFSDISIRDLLSKEETTNNYGFISRRTLFAEAARLFRENTKLEALFITETGRKTEGLLGIITRWDIVNPKRPA comes from the coding sequence ATGAAAGCAGAAGACCAAGATTTGATTGAACGGTTTGAAATCGCTTACAACAACATTGATAAACAACTTCGTGAAAAACTGGAAGACCAAATAGACGCAACTTTTTCCGTGCTTGTCTGGGAATATGCCCAAAAGTTTCCCTTTTGGAAATATCAAGCTACTCTACAACAATATGGCAAGTTAAGAAATTCTCTGGTTCACCAACATTACAAAAAGCACGAGTATCTAGCCGTTCCTCTTCTTGAAACTGTGCTTAATATTGAATTTATCCTAGCCACCTTAGAAAACCCACCACTTGTTTATCCCGATTATCAAGCTGAAGTAATGAGATTGAGTATCAACGATAACTTAAAGCGAATTTTTGATTTAATAGCAAACCTTAACTACAGCCAATTTCCGATTTACGATGACTCAGATTTCATTGGCTTATTGACCGAAAACGGTCTGTCCAGAGGGTTAGCCCAGTTTCGGCAAGACGACACTATTCAGTTCAGTGATATTAGTATCCGGGATTTGTTGAGTAAGGAAGAAACTACTAATAATTACGGCTTTATTTCTCGGAGAACTCTATTTGCCGAAGCTGCCCGACTCTTCAGAGAGAATACCAAATTGGAAGCATTGTTCATTACCGAAACTGGTCGAAAAACCGAAGGGCTATTAGGTATCATAACTCGGTGGGACATAGTTAACCCAAAGCGCCCTGCATAG
- the gnd gene encoding phosphogluconate dehydrogenase (NAD(+)-dependent, decarboxylating) → MELGFLGLGRMGFNMSRRLLLGGHSVVAHDSEALRTQEIMEQGAIGASSHQDMVSKLKQSPKCVWLMVPSGQVTENLVNKVANLLSPGDIIIDGGNSNYHDTIRRHTILKEKGLHFVDAGTSGGIWGLQNGYALMVGGDPEPVKFLEPIFKTLAPENGYLHCGASGAGHFVKMIHNGIEYGMLAAYGEGYEILEKSRYQLDLLAISKMWQNGSVVRSWLLDLAVLAFEQEGNKLDGIKGYIQDSGEGRWTVQEALEQSTPAPVLTLALLQRFSSRQPESFSAKVVAGLRNQVEGDVISSGTKHSDSFCPINVPTRQ, encoded by the coding sequence ATGGAACTAGGATTTCTCGGTCTGGGCAGGATGGGCTTCAATATGTCTCGGCGGTTGCTTCTGGGCGGTCATTCTGTAGTAGCGCATGATTCCGAGGCACTCAGGACTCAGGAAATAATGGAGCAGGGGGCTATCGGCGCTAGTTCCCATCAGGATATGGTGAGCAAGCTCAAACAATCCCCAAAGTGTGTCTGGTTGATGGTGCCAAGCGGTCAAGTGACCGAAAACCTTGTAAATAAAGTTGCGAATTTGCTCAGCCCTGGCGATATTATAATTGACGGTGGCAACTCTAATTATCACGATACAATCCGCCGTCATACTATACTAAAAGAAAAAGGACTTCATTTTGTAGATGCTGGCACCAGCGGCGGTATCTGGGGCTTGCAGAACGGTTACGCTCTGATGGTCGGAGGTGACCCAGAACCGGTGAAGTTTTTAGAGCCAATCTTTAAGACCCTTGCGCCTGAAAACGGCTATCTACACTGCGGAGCAAGCGGGGCAGGACATTTCGTTAAAATGATTCACAACGGCATAGAATATGGAATGCTGGCGGCTTACGGGGAGGGTTATGAAATCTTAGAAAAGAGCCGATATCAGCTTGATTTGCTGGCAATCAGCAAGATGTGGCAGAACGGCAGCGTTGTGCGCAGTTGGTTGCTCGATTTGGCAGTGTTGGCTTTTGAACAGGAGGGCAACAAGCTTGACGGTATCAAAGGTTATATCCAGGATAGTGGAGAAGGTCGTTGGACAGTACAGGAGGCGCTTGAGCAATCCACCCCTGCGCCGGTTCTTACCCTAGCCTTGCTACAGCGCTTTAGCAGTCGTCAGCCTGAAAGCTTTAGCGCAAAAGTGGTGGCGGGGCTTCGTAACCAAGTTGAAGGAGATGTCATTTCATCAGGGACAAAACATAGCGACTCTTTTTGTCCAATCAATGTTCCTACACGGCAATAA
- a CDS encoding M48 family metallopeptidase codes for MNTESYQITVNDFVVDVVRKNIKNVHLAVYPPNGRVRIAVPLRVNDEAVRLFTISKIGWIKRQQAKFNQQERQATREFVSGESHYFQGNRYLLNVIYQEGTPHVNFQSKTRLDLIVRPGSSAAQREQVLTNWYRQQLKEMIPPLIAKWETEINVKVAEWGVKQMKTKWGTCNIQARRIWLNLELIKKPAHCIEYVVVHEMTHLLERKHNERFSKYMSAFLPQWRLYREELNHSPLGHEVWDY; via the coding sequence ATGAATACTGAAAGCTATCAAATCACCGTCAACGATTTTGTGGTTGACGTGGTTCGCAAGAATATAAAGAATGTGCATCTGGCGGTTTATCCCCCCAATGGGCGGGTGCGAATCGCCGTTCCGCTGCGGGTTAATGACGAAGCCGTTCGCCTCTTTACCATCTCCAAAATCGGTTGGATAAAACGGCAGCAAGCCAAATTTAACCAGCAAGAACGCCAAGCCACCCGCGAATTTGTCTCCGGTGAAAGCCATTACTTTCAAGGAAACCGCTACCTACTCAACGTCATTTATCAGGAAGGCACACCCCACGTCAATTTCCAGAGCAAGACCCGTCTTGACCTGATAGTGCGCCCCGGCAGTAGCGCCGCTCAACGTGAGCAGGTACTCACTAACTGGTATCGTCAGCAACTCAAGGAAATGATACCCCCGCTCATCGCCAAGTGGGAAACCGAGATAAACGTTAAAGTGGCAGAATGGGGCGTGAAGCAGATGAAAACCAAGTGGGGCACTTGCAACATACAGGCGCGGCGCATCTGGCTGAATCTGGAGCTTATCAAAAAGCCGGCGCATTGTATTGAGTACGTGGTCGTACACGAAATGACCCACTTGCTGGAGCGCAAACACAATGAGCGGTTTAGCAAGTACATGAGCGCGTTCCTCCCACAGTGGCGCTTGTACCGCGAAGAACTGAATCACTCCCCTTTGGGACATGAGGTCTGGGATTACTGA
- a CDS encoding Uma2 family endonuclease: protein MTNALSKRFFSPAEYLAMEETADYKSEYYDGVIFAMAGGSFNHNLIASNILAALSRAVAEKPCFVFGSDMRLQIEELKKYTYADVTVICGQPLFMPGRNDTITNPLVVVEVLSSTTMKYDQQGKFRLYKSLSSLQDYLLVDQYSPYIQYYHRLDAEKWLLELKQDLKGSIEIAALDLELSLETIYHKVIFEEKPEPKPRARKK from the coding sequence ATGACCAACGCTTTATCTAAACGCTTCTTCAGCCCAGCAGAATACTTGGCGATGGAGGAGACCGCAGATTATAAAAGTGAATATTATGACGGCGTTATATTTGCAATGGCGGGCGGCTCCTTTAATCATAATTTGATTGCCTCAAATATTCTGGCAGCCCTCAGCCGGGCGGTGGCGGAAAAGCCCTGTTTTGTTTTTGGCAGTGATATGAGGCTGCAAATCGAGGAGCTTAAAAAATATACCTACGCCGATGTGACGGTTATTTGCGGTCAGCCTTTATTTATGCCCGGTAGAAATGATACCATTACCAATCCCCTCGTAGTGGTTGAAGTTCTCTCGTCCACTACAATGAAATATGACCAGCAAGGTAAATTCAGGTTATACAAGAGCCTGTCTAGTTTGCAAGATTATCTACTGGTTGACCAGTACAGCCCTTATATCCAGTATTACCATCGGCTTGATGCCGAGAAATGGTTACTAGAACTCAAGCAGGACCTTAAAGGCAGTATAGAAATTGCCGCGCTGGATTTAGAACTATCTCTGGAAACAATCTATCACAAAGTGATTTTTGAAGAAAAGCCGGAACCAAAACCGAGAGCCAGAAAAAAGTAG
- a CDS encoding SDR family NAD(P)-dependent oxidoreductase: MDKELCVVIGAGAGVSQGVAKRFGKEGFRIALIARRAESVAESVSELENLGVKAFGFVADASDFNALKQTLELIRQSLGETTVLVYNAAAMKPGIPSEIPVESLVEDFKTNVAGALVAAQAVIPSMRAKGKGTILFTGGGLALSPNHQVASLSVGKAALRNLAYSLGAELEVEGIQVATVTIAGYVKPGTHFDPDLIAETYWQLHTQKLGERQREIVYK; the protein is encoded by the coding sequence ATGGACAAAGAACTTTGTGTGGTTATCGGGGCAGGCGCTGGTGTCAGCCAGGGTGTCGCCAAGCGTTTCGGAAAAGAAGGCTTCCGCATAGCCCTTATCGCTCGCCGTGCTGAGTCTGTCGCGGAGTCAGTTTCAGAACTTGAGAATTTAGGGGTAAAAGCCTTTGGTTTTGTCGCAGATGCCTCCGACTTTAACGCTTTAAAGCAGACCCTAGAGCTTATAAGGCAAAGTCTGGGTGAGACAACCGTGCTGGTCTACAATGCCGCTGCAATGAAACCGGGAATTCCTTCCGAGATACCGGTGGAAAGCCTAGTAGAAGATTTCAAAACTAACGTGGCGGGAGCATTGGTAGCTGCACAGGCGGTAATTCCAAGCATGAGGGCGAAGGGGAAGGGTACAATCCTTTTCACAGGGGGTGGGCTGGCGCTAAGTCCAAACCATCAGGTTGCCTCCCTGTCAGTGGGCAAGGCCGCCCTCAGAAACCTTGCTTACTCTCTGGGAGCTGAACTTGAAGTGGAAGGAATCCAAGTAGCTACTGTAACCATTGCTGGTTATGTTAAACCTGGAACTCACTTTGACCCTGACCTGATAGCGGAAACATATTGGCAGTTACACACTCAGAAACTAGGTGAGAGGCAAAGAGAAATTGTCTATAAGTGA
- a CDS encoding 2TM domain-containing protein, whose protein sequence is MNNSTGNDQSYLNAYQAAEKRVKAKIGFKWHLASYLVVNSFLIVAYLLSCWDGSNWNWSYPWFVWTLGGWGIGVMFNFLAVYIFPDNHVTNQKMIGQELQRMGVASPTLAPTATYSPSGQPVAAVPPIQDTNL, encoded by the coding sequence ATGAACAATTCCACTGGAAACGACCAGAGTTATTTGAATGCCTATCAGGCGGCTGAAAAACGGGTGAAAGCAAAAATTGGGTTTAAGTGGCATCTTGCCAGTTATCTGGTAGTAAACTCTTTTCTTATTGTCGCTTACCTGTTGAGTTGTTGGGATGGCAGTAACTGGAACTGGTCTTATCCTTGGTTTGTCTGGACATTAGGTGGTTGGGGTATCGGTGTAATGTTCAATTTCTTGGCAGTATATATTTTCCCGGATAATCACGTTACCAACCAGAAAATGATTGGTCAGGAGTTGCAGCGCATGGGTGTAGCGTCTCCGACCTTAGCCCCAACTGCTACCTATTCTCCGAGCGGGCAACCGGTGGCAGCAGTACCACCAATACAAGATACTAACCTGTAA